The following proteins come from a genomic window of Canis aureus isolate CA01 chromosome 3, VMU_Caureus_v.1.0, whole genome shotgun sequence:
- the TMEM278 gene encoding transmembrane protein 278, with the protein MSEQEKETEEDEGGGTSDTAPMLPGRFPDSQASALRSPGWVGLAVRGLGTLLLPGQALARLLLHLLLPATVFVLVLLPAAAIVYLGFLCHSRVHPAPRPACRTLLSDRGSAALIVLGFLSLPPLLVLASAVRTRLARRLRTLLPPPAWPPGPRRHPGSSDRGRVGRHPDEEEQLCAWV; encoded by the exons ATGAGTGAacaggagaaggagacagaggaggatgAGGGAGGGGGCACTTCGGACACAGCACCCATGCTGCCGGGAAGATTTCCTGACAGCCAGGCCTCAGCCCTGAGGTCCCCAGGGTGGGTAGGGCTGGCTGTCCGAGGCCTTGGGACTCTGTTGCTGCCTGGCCAAGCCCTGGCCAGACTTTTGCTGCACCTGCTGCTGCCTGCAACTGTGTTCGTGCTAGTACTGCTGCCAGCAGCTGCCATCGTGTACCTGGGATTCCTGTGCCACTCAAGG GTTCACCCGGCACCTCGCCCCGCGTGCCGCACGCTGCTGTCGGATAGAGGCTCCGCGGCACTCATCGTTCTCGGCTTCCTCTCGCTGCCTCCTCTGCTCGTGCTCGCTTCGGCCGTCCGCACCCGCCTGGCCCGGCGCCTCCGCACGCTGCTGCCGCCCCCAGCTTGGCCCCCTGGACCTCGCCGCCACCCGGGGTCCAGCGACCGTGGGCGGGTGGGACGCCACCCCGACGAGGAGGAACAGCTCTGCGCCTGGGTGTGA